From the Comamonas odontotermitis genome, one window contains:
- a CDS encoding cytochrome oxidase small assembly protein, translating to MTTPEQRKANTRLALILASVALVFFIGFLVKMTVL from the coding sequence ATGACAACGCCTGAACAACGCAAGGCAAACACCCGGCTGGCGCTGATTCTGGCGTCGGTGGCGCTGGTCTTCTTCATCGGGTTTCTGGTGAAGATGACGGTGCTGTAA
- a CDS encoding class I SAM-dependent methyltransferase — MAEFSTPPTIDPIAATRWQRQAPAHSPWLHDEVGRRMEERLAWIMQKPAAWCSWQPLYGGLAAHQRVAERYPQSALSVVETQPGHEAVLREHLSNPWWSMSRWRQPRLHWGQPEAGSVNMLWANMALHNHPNPQQLLQTWHQLLAVDGFVMFSCLGPDTLAEVRAVYAQQGWPAASHEFTDMHDWGDMLVQAGFAEPVMDMERITLSYSSAQKLRAELRELGRNLHPRRFGALRGRSWLEQLDLSLARQLARADEEGRLVVTFEIIYGHAFKPTPRIKLQGESVISVQDMQQMLRQGRMQG; from the coding sequence ATGGCCGAATTTTCCACTCCCCCGACGATTGACCCGATAGCCGCCACGCGCTGGCAGAGGCAGGCGCCTGCGCACAGCCCCTGGCTGCATGATGAAGTAGGGCGGCGCATGGAGGAGCGTCTGGCGTGGATTATGCAAAAGCCCGCTGCCTGGTGCAGCTGGCAGCCGCTGTACGGTGGCCTGGCAGCGCATCAGCGTGTGGCCGAGCGTTATCCACAGTCGGCGCTGAGCGTTGTCGAAACCCAGCCTGGACACGAAGCCGTGCTGCGCGAACACCTCTCCAACCCCTGGTGGAGCATGAGCCGGTGGCGCCAGCCCAGGCTGCACTGGGGCCAGCCGGAAGCGGGCAGCGTGAACATGCTCTGGGCCAACATGGCCCTGCACAACCATCCCAATCCACAGCAACTGCTGCAGACCTGGCACCAGTTGCTGGCTGTGGATGGGTTTGTGATGTTTTCCTGCCTGGGGCCGGACACATTGGCAGAAGTTCGGGCCGTCTATGCACAGCAGGGCTGGCCGGCTGCGAGCCACGAGTTCACTGATATGCATGACTGGGGCGACATGCTTGTGCAGGCTGGTTTTGCCGAGCCGGTGATGGACATGGAGCGCATCACACTGTCGTATTCCAGTGCGCAGAAATTGCGCGCGGAACTGCGCGAGCTGGGGCGAAACCTGCACCCCCGCCGCTTTGGCGCCCTGCGGGGGCGCAGCTGGCTTGAACAGCTCGACCTATCGCTTGCGCGACAGCTGGCCCGCGCCGATGAGGAAGGGCGGCTGGTTGTCACCTTCGAGATCATCTACGGCCACGCCTTCAAGCCGACTCCGCGCATCAAGCTGCAGGGCGAGAGTGTCATCAGCGTGCAAGACATGCAGCAGATGCTGCGTCAGGGGCGCATGCAGGGGTAA
- a CDS encoding twin transmembrane helix small protein, with translation MKIIIALAFVVIIASLASALIFMMRGSREDGAGNKRMAWALTVRIGISVLVFLCILIAWKLGYIQPHGIPAGS, from the coding sequence ATGAAGATCATCATCGCACTCGCCTTTGTCGTCATCATTGCCAGCCTGGCATCTGCCCTCATCTTCATGATGCGCGGCAGTCGGGAGGATGGCGCCGGCAACAAGCGCATGGCCTGGGCGCTCACGGTACGGATCGGGATCTCGGTGCTGGTGTTCCTGTGCATTCTGATTGCCTGGAAGCTGGGCTATATCCAGCCCCATGGAATTCCTGCGGGCTCCTGA
- a CDS encoding ComF family protein, with the protein MSSERNGMAIVSSESGVSAPRWHHWQWWQQWPIRFANCLGEHLPGTCLVCQRWPSPQLCSDCAAICAPSATGRCDRCALPLPGTSRVCPACLLDPLPLRHCHAAVDYSPPWSGMVQQFKYHQHLAWARPMAQLMLQAPHARQWLQQADLVLAVPLSAARLRERGYNQALQLARALQRQAPGNAVLHSGWLLRLADTPAQAQLGRAARLRNLRHAFAVEPRHAAAICGRQVLLVDDVMTTGATLAAVANMLLAHGASAVDAMVFARTPSPE; encoded by the coding sequence ATGTCTTCTGAAAGAAACGGCATGGCAATAGTCAGCAGCGAAAGCGGTGTTTCGGCTCCACGTTGGCACCATTGGCAATGGTGGCAACAGTGGCCAATCCGGTTTGCAAACTGCCTGGGTGAGCACCTGCCCGGCACCTGCCTGGTGTGCCAGCGCTGGCCCAGCCCGCAGCTGTGCAGTGACTGCGCAGCCATCTGCGCGCCTTCTGCCACAGGGCGCTGCGACCGCTGCGCGCTGCCTTTGCCCGGCACCAGCCGGGTCTGCCCGGCTTGCCTGCTCGACCCGCTGCCGCTGAGGCACTGCCATGCAGCGGTGGACTATAGCCCGCCTTGGAGCGGCATGGTGCAGCAGTTCAAATATCACCAGCATCTGGCATGGGCAAGGCCCATGGCGCAGTTGATGCTGCAGGCGCCGCACGCGCGGCAATGGCTGCAACAGGCAGATCTCGTGCTTGCGGTACCGCTCTCGGCCGCGCGGCTGCGCGAGCGGGGCTACAACCAGGCCCTGCAACTGGCCCGCGCCCTGCAGCGCCAGGCACCGGGCAACGCCGTGCTTCATTCTGGCTGGCTATTGCGCCTGGCCGATACCCCGGCGCAGGCGCAGTTGGGCCGCGCTGCGCGCTTGCGCAATCTGCGCCACGCTTTTGCCGTCGAACCGCGCCATGCAGCAGCGATTTGCGGCAGGCAGGTGTTGTTGGTAGACGATGTAATGACCACGGGCGCCACATTGGCTGCAGTGGCAAACATGCTGCTGGCGCACGGTGCATCTGCGGTAGATGCTATGGTTTTTGCAAGAACTCCGTCGCCGGAATAA
- the coxB gene encoding cytochrome c oxidase subunit II → MKSVSQKLASLLLVAGVGLATAAHAVQSLPGGPAVGQMNLPPPVTKIAEEQHTLHWMMLWICTIIFVGVFAVMFYSIWKHRKSKGAKAADFHESVTVEVAWTVLPFVIVILMALPATKVLVAQKDTTNADLTVKVTGYQWKWGYDYLTGEGEGLSFVSTLDSSQRAMSNSGDVSKAPNDYLLRVDNPLVVPVNKKVRVITTAADVIHSFMVPAFGIKQDAIPGFVRDTWFRAEKTGDYYGQCAELCGKEHAYMPIHVKVLSADDYSAWVADQKKKLAAKADDPNKVWVLADLVARGEKVYAANCAACHQANGKGAGPIKALDGSPVVLGPTADMMHAVLEGRANGAMPAWKQLSDTDLAAVVTFAKNHWSNKTGTMVQPAEFVAARGGKFPEGGGSAAPAAGTAAPAPAAPVADAQAAPAAAAPAAEAGPFQVFFGSGKSDLDSDAQATVKKAAGALAAQAGKVVLSGYVDSTGNADQNAELAKLRAQAVAKMLTDNGVADGRIEMRKPETITAGQGADSQARRVDIVAAP, encoded by the coding sequence ATGAAAAGTGTTTCTCAAAAACTGGCTTCTTTGCTGTTGGTGGCTGGCGTAGGTTTGGCAACTGCAGCGCACGCAGTGCAGAGCCTGCCGGGCGGCCCTGCAGTCGGGCAGATGAACCTGCCTCCCCCGGTTACCAAGATTGCCGAAGAACAGCACACCCTGCACTGGATGATGCTGTGGATCTGCACCATCATCTTCGTTGGTGTGTTTGCGGTGATGTTCTATTCGATCTGGAAGCACCGCAAATCCAAAGGGGCCAAGGCCGCGGATTTCCATGAATCGGTCACAGTGGAAGTTGCCTGGACGGTTCTGCCTTTTGTCATCGTCATCCTGATGGCCTTGCCTGCCACCAAGGTGCTGGTGGCGCAAAAAGACACCACCAATGCGGACCTGACTGTCAAGGTGACCGGCTACCAGTGGAAATGGGGCTATGACTACCTGACGGGCGAAGGTGAAGGCCTGAGCTTTGTCTCCACCCTGGACAGCAGCCAGCGCGCCATGTCCAACAGTGGCGATGTCTCCAAGGCGCCCAATGACTATCTGCTGCGCGTCGACAACCCGCTGGTGGTGCCCGTCAACAAAAAGGTGCGCGTCATCACCACGGCTGCGGACGTGATCCACTCCTTCATGGTGCCTGCCTTTGGCATCAAGCAGGATGCGATCCCCGGCTTCGTGCGCGATACCTGGTTCCGTGCCGAGAAAACGGGCGATTACTACGGCCAGTGCGCAGAGCTGTGCGGCAAGGAGCATGCCTACATGCCTATCCACGTGAAGGTGCTGTCGGCTGATGACTATTCCGCATGGGTGGCAGACCAGAAGAAGAAGCTGGCTGCCAAGGCGGACGATCCGAACAAGGTCTGGGTGCTGGCCGATCTGGTGGCCCGTGGCGAAAAGGTCTATGCGGCCAATTGCGCGGCCTGCCACCAGGCCAATGGCAAGGGCGCAGGCCCTATCAAGGCACTTGACGGCAGCCCCGTGGTGCTGGGCCCCACGGCAGACATGATGCACGCCGTGCTGGAAGGCCGCGCCAATGGCGCCATGCCCGCCTGGAAGCAGTTGAGCGATACCGATCTGGCCGCTGTGGTGACCTTTGCCAAGAACCACTGGAGCAACAAGACCGGCACCATGGTGCAACCCGCCGAGTTCGTGGCTGCACGCGGTGGCAAGTTCCCTGAGGGCGGGGGCTCCGCAGCGCCTGCTGCTGGTACTGCAGCCCCCGCACCCGCTGCGCCGGTTGCCGATGCACAAGCGGCCCCTGCTGCTGCCGCACCGGCTGCAGAAGCGGGTCCATTCCAGGTGTTTTTCGGCAGCGGCAAGAGCGATCTGGACAGTGACGCACAGGCCACCGTCAAGAAGGCGGCGGGCGCCCTGGCCGCTCAGGCTGGCAAGGTGGTACTGTCCGGTTATGTCGATTCCACCGGCAATGCCGATCAGAACGCCGAACTCGCCAAGCTGCGCGCCCAGGCAGTGGCCAAGATGCTGACAGACAACGGCGTAGCCGATGGGCGCATCGAGATGCGCAAGCCAGAAACCATTACTGCAGGACAGGGCGCTGACAGCCAGGCGCGCCGCGTAGACATTGTTGCTGCGCCATAA
- a CDS encoding DUF2970 domain-containing protein: MPAPSPTPQPGQRKGSVWRTVQAVLWSLLGVRKGSEWQQDGAQITPLQVIAVGLVALALFVLGLMALVHWLV; the protein is encoded by the coding sequence ATGCCAGCACCCAGCCCGACACCGCAACCCGGACAGCGCAAAGGCAGCGTGTGGCGCACGGTGCAGGCGGTGCTGTGGTCTTTGCTGGGCGTTCGCAAGGGATCGGAGTGGCAGCAGGATGGCGCGCAGATCACGCCGCTGCAAGTCATCGCCGTAGGTCTGGTGGCCCTGGCTTTGTTTGTGCTGGGCCTGATGGCCCTGGTGCATTGGTTGGTTTGA
- a CDS encoding SCO family protein, producing the protein MSGSKLSKVSAGAAATQAPPPADEELLGLTVHSLPAAQAGDAIDAAERSRSGRIKMFLVLLVCAAPVIASYFTYYVIRPEGRRNFGELVVQQPTLPAMQVQTLDGKAFDLQSLKGQWLLVSASPAACDDICQNNLYLQRQLRESMGREKERVDWVWLITDGGTPAETMLPALSQATVLRMPQAAVAQWLAPAAGAQLADHLYVVDPLGHWMMRFPARLGQGGAAKARKDLERLLRASSSWDKEGR; encoded by the coding sequence ATGTCTGGTTCCAAATTGTCCAAAGTGTCCGCAGGCGCCGCCGCCACCCAAGCCCCGCCACCGGCGGATGAGGAATTGCTGGGCCTGACCGTGCACAGCTTGCCCGCCGCCCAGGCGGGCGATGCCATCGATGCCGCAGAGCGCTCGCGCAGTGGCCGCATCAAGATGTTCCTGGTGCTGCTGGTGTGCGCAGCGCCGGTGATCGCTTCGTACTTCACCTACTATGTGATCCGCCCCGAAGGCCGCCGTAATTTTGGTGAGTTGGTTGTCCAGCAGCCCACCCTTCCTGCCATGCAGGTGCAGACGCTGGATGGCAAGGCGTTCGATCTGCAGAGTCTCAAGGGGCAATGGCTGCTGGTGAGCGCATCGCCCGCCGCCTGCGACGACATCTGTCAGAACAATCTTTACCTTCAGCGCCAGTTGCGCGAGAGCATGGGGCGAGAGAAGGAGCGGGTGGACTGGGTATGGTTGATCACCGATGGTGGCACACCAGCCGAAACCATGCTCCCAGCGCTTTCACAGGCCACCGTGCTGCGCATGCCGCAGGCGGCGGTGGCGCAATGGCTGGCACCGGCTGCTGGTGCACAACTGGCAGATCACTTATACGTGGTGGACCCGCTGGGCCACTGGATGATGCGCTTTCCCGCCAGATTGGGCCAGGGTGGTGCAGCCAAGGCCCGCAAGGATCTGGAAAGACTGCTGCGCGCCTCCTCCAGCTGGGACAAGGAGGGGCGTTAG
- a CDS encoding SURF1 family protein, whose protein sequence is MADVADSTVASGARKVRLRFAIITMAAVIAMLVTASLGRWQLRRAAEKEAYQTHFDARVAMPALDGHSLLVPLALSAQEELLHRQVVLQGEWLPQHTVYLDNRQMQGRPGFYVLTPLRLAGPTGPVGSNLPQTVLVQRGWVPRNFENRAALPTVQTPSGRVQVQGRIASQPARLLELQTPANASGVSQIRQNLDTASFSREIGVPLAALTVVETGAASDGLARDWPVVGSGVEKHYGYAFQWFGLCSLIAILYVWFQIVQSVRRRRRHPSPATGG, encoded by the coding sequence ATGGCTGATGTAGCGGATTCCACTGTTGCCAGCGGCGCCCGCAAGGTGCGCCTGCGTTTTGCCATCATCACCATGGCGGCAGTGATCGCCATGCTGGTGACGGCATCGCTCGGACGCTGGCAACTGCGCCGCGCTGCAGAGAAGGAAGCCTACCAGACGCACTTTGATGCGCGTGTTGCCATGCCTGCGCTGGATGGTCACAGCCTGCTGGTGCCACTGGCGCTTTCTGCGCAAGAAGAATTGCTGCACCGACAGGTGGTTTTACAAGGCGAATGGCTGCCACAGCATACGGTCTATCTGGACAATCGCCAGATGCAGGGCAGGCCTGGTTTCTATGTGCTGACACCGCTGCGCCTGGCAGGGCCAACTGGACCTGTTGGGTCGAACCTGCCGCAGACCGTACTGGTGCAGCGCGGCTGGGTGCCCCGTAATTTTGAGAACAGAGCTGCGTTGCCAACGGTACAGACGCCTTCCGGCCGTGTGCAGGTGCAGGGGCGCATTGCCAGCCAGCCTGCGCGCCTGTTGGAGTTGCAGACGCCAGCCAATGCCTCAGGGGTATCCCAGATCCGTCAGAATCTCGACACTGCGAGTTTCTCCCGAGAGATCGGCGTGCCCCTGGCCGCATTGACGGTGGTGGAAACCGGCGCTGCCTCCGATGGCCTTGCACGCGACTGGCCTGTGGTAGGCAGCGGCGTGGAAAAGCATTATGGTTATGCGTTTCAATGGTTTGGCCTGTGTAGCCTGATTGCCATCCTTTATGTCTGGTTCCAAATTGTCCAAAGTGTCCGCAGGCGCCGCCGCCACCCAAGCCCCGCCACCGGCGGATGA
- a CDS encoding cytochrome c oxidase subunit 3, protein MSATPHGATPYYFVPAESRHPVMAAIGLGLMIVGAGNWVNGHDWAKYVLLLGTVWWLFVLYQWFGDAIHESQAGKYSHRIDMSYRWSMSWFIFSEVMFFGAFFTALWWARAHSVPTLGSLDNALLWPDFKAAWPSVSPGATASPAGTVDPFQTVGPFWLPTINTALLLTSGVTLTIAHHALRDDHRAKCIKFMWMTVLLGVIFLFVQGYEYHHLYTELNLKLNSGVYGSTFYMLTGFHGLHVFVGMLMLLVITLRLQKGHFTTKKHFGFEGAAWYWHFVDVVWLGLYILVYWM, encoded by the coding sequence ATGAGTGCGACACCCCATGGCGCTACGCCGTACTACTTCGTTCCCGCAGAATCGCGGCATCCGGTGATGGCGGCCATCGGCCTGGGCCTGATGATCGTCGGGGCAGGCAATTGGGTCAACGGCCATGACTGGGCCAAGTACGTGCTGCTCCTGGGCACGGTCTGGTGGCTGTTTGTGCTGTACCAGTGGTTTGGCGATGCCATCCATGAGAGCCAGGCAGGCAAGTATAGCCACCGCATCGACATGTCCTACCGCTGGAGCATGAGCTGGTTCATCTTCTCCGAAGTCATGTTCTTTGGCGCATTCTTCACGGCACTGTGGTGGGCGCGCGCGCATTCGGTGCCTACGCTGGGCAGCCTGGACAACGCCTTGCTGTGGCCTGATTTCAAGGCGGCTTGGCCCAGCGTGTCGCCTGGTGCGACCGCGTCACCCGCAGGCACAGTCGATCCGTTCCAGACGGTGGGGCCTTTCTGGCTGCCTACGATCAATACAGCGTTGCTGCTGACTTCGGGCGTCACCCTCACCATTGCCCACCATGCGCTGCGGGACGACCACCGTGCCAAGTGCATCAAGTTCATGTGGATGACGGTGCTGCTGGGCGTGATCTTCCTGTTCGTGCAGGGCTACGAGTACCACCACCTCTACACCGAGCTGAATCTCAAGCTCAATTCGGGCGTGTACGGCTCCACCTTCTACATGCTTACGGGCTTTCATGGTTTGCACGTGTTTGTCGGCATGTTGATGCTGCTGGTCATCACCTTGCGGCTGCAAAAAGGCCATTTCACCACCAAGAAGCACTTTGGCTTTGAAGGGGCTGCCTGGTATTGGCACTTTGTGGACGTGGTCTGGCTGGGCCTGTACATACTGGTGTATTGGATGTAA
- a CDS encoding cytochrome c oxidase assembly protein, with amino-acid sequence MRHADNVKMVGKLAVVALGMFAFGYALIPLYKRICEVTGINILALTERDVPGNGTAGKNVKLNTQVDESRTITVEFDANARGPWSFKPAVASMKVHPGELSTVMYEFRNEQNHRMAAQAIPSYAPKQAAPYFNKLECFCFNQYTLDPGERKEWPVAFVIDPKLSKDVTTITLSYTFFEVGGKTPGAPVVVPTAAAAAAEPGSS; translated from the coding sequence GTGCGACACGCAGACAACGTCAAGATGGTGGGCAAGCTGGCCGTCGTAGCCTTGGGTATGTTTGCCTTTGGCTATGCGCTGATCCCGCTGTACAAGCGCATCTGCGAAGTCACCGGAATCAACATTCTGGCCTTGACCGAGCGCGATGTGCCGGGCAACGGCACCGCGGGGAAAAACGTCAAGCTCAATACCCAGGTGGACGAGAGTCGCACCATCACGGTGGAGTTCGATGCCAATGCGCGTGGCCCCTGGAGCTTCAAGCCCGCTGTGGCGTCGATGAAGGTGCACCCAGGAGAGTTGAGCACGGTGATGTACGAGTTTCGCAACGAGCAGAACCACCGCATGGCGGCGCAGGCGATTCCCAGCTATGCGCCCAAGCAGGCCGCTCCCTACTTCAACAAGCTGGAGTGCTTCTGCTTCAACCAGTACACGCTGGACCCGGGTGAGAGAAAGGAGTGGCCGGTGGCTTTCGTCATCGATCCCAAACTCTCCAAGGATGTGACGACGATCACCTTGTCCTATACCTTCTTTGAAGTGGGCGGCAAGACACCGGGTGCTCCGGTGGTCGTACCCACGGCGGCCGCTGCGGCAGCGGAACCAGGGTCATCGTGA
- the ctaD gene encoding cytochrome c oxidase subunit I — protein sequence MSAVLPTDHSHTGHGHDAHGHDDHHHGAPTGWRRWVFATNHKDIGTLYLLFSFTMLMVGGVLALLIRAELFQPGLQLVNPELFNQLTTMHGLIMVFGAIMPAFVGFANWMIPLQIGASDMAFARMNNFSFWLMIPAGLMLVGSFFMPGGAPAAGWTLYAPLTLQMGPSMDTSIFAMHVMGASSIMGSINIIVTILNMRAPGMTLMKMPMFCWTWLITAYLLIAVMPVLAGAITMTLTDRHFGTSFFNPAGGGDPVMYQHIFWFFGHPEVYIMILPAFGIVSQIVPAFSRKKLFGYASMVYAVAAIAILSFIVWAHHMFTTGMPVTGQLFFMYATMLISVPTAVKIFNWVATMWRGSMTFETPMLFAVGFIFVFTMGGFTGLILSMAPIDIQLQDTYYVVAHFHYVLVAGSLFSMFAGYYYWAPKWTGVMYSEARGRIHFWGSLITFNITFFPMHFLGLAGMPRRYADYPMQFADFNMIASIGAFGFGLMQVYFFVFVVWPGMRRRGEKAPQKPWEGAEGLEWEVPSPAPFHTFENPPKLDATATKVIG from the coding sequence ATGAGCGCCGTTCTCCCTACAGACCACAGCCACACTGGCCACGGCCATGATGCGCATGGCCACGATGACCACCACCATGGCGCGCCCACCGGTTGGCGCCGCTGGGTGTTTGCCACCAATCACAAGGATATCGGCACGCTGTACCTGCTGTTCTCGTTCACCATGCTGATGGTGGGCGGCGTGCTGGCGCTGCTGATCCGCGCCGAGCTGTTCCAGCCCGGCCTGCAGCTGGTCAACCCTGAGCTGTTCAACCAGCTCACCACCATGCATGGCCTGATCATGGTGTTTGGCGCCATCATGCCGGCCTTTGTGGGCTTTGCGAACTGGATGATTCCGTTGCAGATCGGTGCATCCGACATGGCCTTTGCGCGCATGAACAACTTCAGCTTCTGGCTGATGATTCCTGCAGGCCTGATGCTGGTGGGCTCGTTCTTCATGCCTGGCGGCGCGCCCGCTGCGGGCTGGACCCTGTACGCACCGCTCACGCTGCAGATGGGTCCGTCCATGGACACCAGCATCTTCGCCATGCACGTGATGGGTGCTTCGTCGATCATGGGGTCGATCAACATCATCGTCACCATCCTGAACATGCGCGCCCCCGGCATGACGCTGATGAAGATGCCCATGTTCTGCTGGACCTGGCTGATCACCGCATACCTGCTGATTGCCGTGATGCCCGTGCTGGCCGGCGCCATCACCATGACCCTGACCGACCGTCACTTTGGCACGAGCTTTTTCAACCCTGCGGGCGGCGGCGACCCGGTCATGTACCAACACATCTTCTGGTTCTTCGGCCACCCCGAGGTCTACATCATGATTTTGCCGGCCTTCGGCATCGTGAGCCAGATCGTTCCGGCCTTCAGCCGCAAGAAGCTGTTTGGCTATGCATCGATGGTGTATGCCGTGGCGGCCATTGCCATTCTGTCCTTCATCGTGTGGGCGCACCACATGTTCACCACCGGCATGCCGGTGACTGGCCAGCTGTTCTTCATGTACGCGACCATGCTGATCTCGGTGCCGACGGCTGTGAAGATCTTCAACTGGGTGGCCACGATGTGGCGCGGCTCGATGACCTTCGAGACACCGATGCTGTTTGCCGTGGGCTTCATCTTCGTGTTCACGATGGGCGGCTTCACCGGCCTGATTCTGTCGATGGCCCCCATCGACATCCAGTTGCAGGATACCTATTACGTGGTGGCGCATTTCCACTACGTGCTGGTGGCTGGCTCGCTGTTTTCGATGTTTGCCGGTTATTACTACTGGGCGCCCAAGTGGACTGGCGTGATGTATTCCGAAGCGCGCGGTCGCATCCACTTCTGGGGCTCGCTCATCACCTTCAACATCACCTTCTTCCCCATGCACTTCCTGGGTCTGGCCGGCATGCCGCGTCGCTATGCCGACTACCCCATGCAGTTCGCCGATTTCAACATGATCGCGTCGATCGGTGCATTCGGCTTCGGCCTGATGCAGGTGTACTTCTTTGTGTTCGTGGTGTGGCCCGGCATGCGTCGCCGTGGCGAAAAGGCCCCGCAAAAGCCATGGGAAGGCGCTGAAGGTCTGGAGTGGGAAGTGCCCTCGCCAGCACCATTCCATACTTTCGAGAACCCTCCCAAGCTGGACGCCACGGCCACCAAGGTCATTGGCTGA
- a CDS encoding COX15/CtaA family protein: MTSQDLYDFAPLARVLLTGAIIALGPVAWIWWRHRGATPLKRLQVLAVLTLFLSFDLVMFGAFTRLTDSGLGCPDWPGCYGNASPIGAHAEISAAQQAMPTGPVTHGKAWVEMIHRYLATAVGGLIIVLTASAWVRRRRQEHEPISPWWPTATLVWVLIQGAFGALTVTMKLFPAIVTLHLLGGTVLLMLLTVQATRQTQFADNLGLVPVPQVLRWVIAAAAALVFVQVTLGGWVSTNYAVLACTTFPQCNGAWWPAMNFDGFQIWRPLGFLADGSHISYEALVAIHYVHRLFAYLVIAALLWLGWRLHTVPQLASQRRWLIGLTVLQFATGLSNVVLDWPIVAAVLHTGGAAAIMVVLTWMWCSTHREIRRGEAAA, encoded by the coding sequence ATGACTTCGCAGGATCTGTACGATTTCGCACCGCTGGCGCGGGTATTGCTTACGGGCGCCATCATTGCGCTGGGGCCTGTTGCCTGGATCTGGTGGCGGCACCGGGGCGCAACGCCGCTCAAGCGCCTGCAGGTGCTGGCGGTGCTCACCCTGTTCCTGTCTTTTGATCTGGTGATGTTTGGCGCCTTCACGCGCCTGACTGATTCGGGTCTGGGTTGCCCCGATTGGCCGGGTTGCTACGGCAATGCCAGCCCGATTGGCGCGCACGCCGAAATATCGGCAGCGCAGCAGGCCATGCCCACTGGCCCGGTCACGCACGGCAAGGCCTGGGTGGAGATGATTCACCGCTATCTGGCGACAGCGGTCGGGGGTCTCATCATCGTGCTCACTGCCAGCGCATGGGTGCGCCGCAGGCGCCAGGAGCACGAACCCATCAGCCCCTGGTGGCCCACGGCAACCCTGGTGTGGGTGCTGATACAGGGGGCGTTTGGCGCGTTGACGGTGACGATGAAGCTCTTTCCGGCCATCGTCACCTTGCATCTGCTGGGTGGCACGGTGCTGTTGATGCTATTAACCGTGCAGGCAACGCGCCAGACGCAATTTGCCGATAATCTCGGGTTAGTCCCAGTGCCGCAGGTGCTGCGCTGGGTGATCGCGGCTGCCGCAGCGCTGGTGTTCGTGCAGGTCACCTTGGGTGGCTGGGTGAGCACCAATTACGCGGTGCTGGCCTGCACCACCTTTCCGCAGTGCAATGGTGCCTGGTGGCCAGCGATGAATTTCGATGGCTTCCAGATCTGGCGCCCTCTGGGCTTCTTGGCCGATGGCTCGCACATCAGCTATGAAGCGCTGGTTGCCATCCACTATGTGCACCGGCTGTTTGCCTACCTGGTGATTGCGGCGCTGCTCTGGCTGGGCTGGCGTTTGCACACCGTGCCGCAACTGGCCTCGCAGCGGCGGTGGCTGATCGGGTTGACCGTGTTGCAGTTTGCCACCGGGCTGTCGAATGTGGTGCTGGACTGGCCCATCGTGGCCGCCGTGTTGCACACCGGCGGCGCTGCGGCCATCATGGTGGTGCTGACCTGGATGTGGTGCAGCACGCACCGTGAAATCCGCCGTGGCGAAGCTGCGGCCTGA